A DNA window from Enterobacter asburiae contains the following coding sequences:
- a CDS encoding cytochrome c biogenesis protein/redoxin, with product MFLVIAFLGGMISLLSPCTLPVIPLLFAGFQGQRRHILALLAGMIVMFTLVAMAVTVASEWIAEATIVGRWIALVILATAALALIFPSFAQRIAGPAVSAGNVLNTRSGQTRGMASAFLAGLAVGLLWSPCAGPILGAIFSINIAGHSAITTGALLAAYGSGCALMLSLLVSGGRTLMAPLRAKSALMEKLRQGAGVAMLAAVVFNATGMTSLLTGANGVADRLETTLLTLAKPTAAPVKLQPVVMTEPSSQLPSLSGGTGWINGDPVTSESLRGKVVLIDFWTWDCINCQHTLPHVRDWATKYQSQGLVVIGVHTPEYPWEKPLASVKYAVNKWQLPYRVVTDNNYQIWNAFGNQYWPAHYYFDAKGQLRYTAFGEGDYAQQEKVIQQLLKEARS from the coding sequence ATGTTTCTGGTAATCGCTTTTCTGGGCGGGATGATAAGCCTGCTCAGTCCATGTACGCTCCCGGTTATCCCACTCCTTTTCGCCGGTTTTCAGGGACAGCGACGACATATTCTGGCCCTGCTGGCGGGGATGATCGTGATGTTCACCCTGGTGGCGATGGCCGTCACCGTCGCCAGCGAGTGGATAGCAGAGGCAACCATCGTCGGGCGCTGGATCGCTCTCGTTATTCTGGCCACGGCCGCGCTGGCCTTAATTTTTCCGTCATTCGCCCAGCGTATTGCGGGTCCGGCCGTCAGCGCGGGAAATGTCCTGAACACCCGAAGCGGGCAAACGCGCGGTATGGCATCGGCTTTTCTGGCCGGGCTTGCGGTGGGGCTGCTCTGGTCTCCCTGCGCCGGTCCCATACTGGGCGCCATTTTCAGCATTAATATCGCGGGCCATTCGGCCATTACGACGGGCGCGCTGCTGGCGGCCTACGGCAGCGGATGCGCGCTAATGCTGAGCCTGCTCGTTTCAGGAGGCCGCACGCTGATGGCGCCGTTAAGAGCAAAATCGGCGCTGATGGAAAAGCTGCGGCAGGGGGCGGGCGTAGCGATGCTGGCGGCTGTCGTATTCAACGCGACGGGAATGACTTCGCTTCTGACAGGAGCAAACGGCGTTGCGGACCGTCTGGAGACAACACTCCTGACGCTGGCGAAACCCACAGCCGCGCCGGTGAAGCTCCAGCCGGTCGTGATGACAGAGCCCAGCAGCCAGCTGCCTTCATTAAGCGGGGGGACAGGGTGGATTAACGGTGACCCTGTCACGTCTGAATCCCTGCGAGGGAAGGTGGTGTTGATTGATTTCTGGACGTGGGATTGCATTAACTGCCAGCATACGCTCCCGCACGTGCGGGACTGGGCCACGAAGTATCAGTCGCAGGGGCTGGTCGTGATTGGGGTTCACACGCCGGAATATCCCTGGGAAAAACCGCTCGCCTCGGTGAAATACGCGGTAAATAAATGGCAGCTGCCGTACCGGGTGGTGACGGATAACAACTATCAAATCTGGAACGCTTTCGGGAACCAGTACTGGCCAGCGCATTACTATTTCGATGCCAAAGGCCAGCTACGCTATACCGCCTTTGGCGAAGGAGATTATGCGCAACAGGAAAAGGTCATTCAGCAGCTGCTTAAAGAAGCCCGGTCATAA
- a CDS encoding ATP-binding protein, with translation MTLWPRSLLARLLLVVLSGLLLANALSLTLVMIERMHSARTVMLGNLENDVATSVAILDRLPASERAAWLPRLERGNYRYILGPGEPGNAPTDKRSQDAIRTLKATLATQYPLSFTAVPGAVSHIQAHLTLRDGAPLTIDLIPRMPPVASWLPVVLILQLLLLAACAWIAVRQVVRPFSQFTRAVDSLDPAASTPMTEKGPLEVQRAAHAFNAMQARIQSYLRERAQILASISHDLQTPITRMKLRVEMAGEPELRDKLLNDLDSMTRLVREGIAYARSSESLEETPLKLELNAWVNSIACDYQDIGKNVQLQANDTRLPIVTRPQALRRVMTNLLDNALKFGGYAVIAIDNSSSEEVVIHITDGGPGIPDDELEAVLQPFYRVETSRNRDTGGTGLGLAIAAQLTAQLDGKLNLTNRAGGGLDVSITLPRH, from the coding sequence ATGACGCTCTGGCCACGCTCGCTGCTGGCCCGCCTGCTGCTCGTCGTGCTGTCCGGCCTGCTGCTGGCCAACGCCCTGAGCCTGACGCTGGTCATGATTGAACGAATGCACAGCGCCAGAACGGTGATGCTCGGTAATCTGGAAAACGACGTCGCAACCAGCGTCGCCATTTTAGACCGCTTACCGGCCAGCGAGCGCGCAGCCTGGCTTCCGCGTCTCGAACGGGGCAACTACCGTTATATTCTGGGGCCGGGGGAGCCCGGCAACGCGCCGACGGATAAGCGTTCGCAGGACGCCATCCGAACCTTAAAAGCGACGCTTGCGACACAGTACCCGCTCAGCTTCACCGCCGTTCCCGGTGCCGTTTCACACATCCAGGCGCATCTGACGTTACGCGACGGCGCGCCGCTGACCATTGACCTGATCCCACGCATGCCGCCGGTCGCCAGCTGGCTGCCCGTAGTGCTGATCCTGCAGCTGCTGCTGCTGGCTGCGTGCGCCTGGATTGCCGTGCGGCAGGTGGTGCGGCCTTTTTCACAATTTACCCGCGCGGTGGATTCGCTGGATCCGGCGGCCAGCACGCCAATGACGGAGAAAGGGCCGCTTGAGGTGCAGCGTGCAGCGCATGCCTTCAACGCGATGCAGGCGCGCATTCAGTCTTATCTCCGGGAGCGCGCGCAGATCCTGGCGTCCATTTCTCACGATCTCCAGACGCCGATTACCCGCATGAAGCTGCGCGTCGAGATGGCAGGGGAACCTGAACTTCGCGACAAGCTCCTGAACGATCTCGATAGCATGACGCGCCTTGTTCGCGAGGGTATTGCGTATGCCCGGTCATCAGAATCCCTGGAAGAGACCCCGCTGAAGCTGGAGCTGAACGCCTGGGTCAACAGCATCGCCTGCGATTATCAGGACATCGGTAAAAACGTGCAGCTTCAGGCAAACGATACCCGCTTGCCGATCGTTACGCGTCCGCAGGCGCTTCGTCGGGTGATGACCAACCTGCTGGATAACGCCCTTAAGTTCGGTGGGTATGCCGTTATTGCCATTGATAATTCGTCTTCCGAAGAGGTGGTGATTCATATCACTGACGGCGGACCGGGAATACCCGATGACGAGCTTGAGGCGGTATTACAGCCGTTTTACCGGGTGGAAACATCGCGCAACCGCGATACCGGCGGAACAGGACTCGGACTGGCGATTGCCGCGCAGCTCACCGCTCAGCTGGACGGAAAGCTCAACCTGACGAACCGGGCCGGAGGCGGACTGGATGTCTCCATTACGCTACCGCGCCATTAA
- a CDS encoding acyl-homoserine-lactone synthase, with protein sequence MNSVIEFFLHDYDDLPSALARELFRLRRKTFRDRLDWKVECVEDMEKDRFDNPNTTYLLGMYEGQLLCGARFINSTHPTMISEIFHNYFDEAIIFPADVPCCEISRLFLDKETRDSASLQGVPASKALFLAMNMYCIKQKYHGMYAVASRGMYAIFRHANWKVEVIQRGVSEKGEVIYYIYMPASTSIIEDIISKDKSSHWLREMLEHLRHL encoded by the coding sequence ATGAATTCTGTTATTGAGTTTTTTTTGCATGATTACGATGATTTACCGTCAGCATTAGCCCGCGAACTCTTCCGACTCAGGAGAAAAACCTTTCGGGACCGACTCGACTGGAAAGTTGAATGCGTTGAAGATATGGAAAAGGATCGGTTTGACAACCCAAACACGACATACTTGCTGGGTATGTATGAGGGACAGTTGTTATGCGGCGCACGATTCATTAACTCGACGCATCCGACGATGATAAGCGAAATATTTCACAATTATTTTGACGAAGCCATTATTTTCCCGGCAGATGTTCCCTGCTGTGAAATTAGCCGTTTATTTTTAGATAAAGAAACGCGAGACTCCGCAAGTCTGCAGGGCGTGCCCGCCAGTAAGGCATTGTTTCTTGCAATGAATATGTATTGCATAAAGCAAAAATACCATGGAATGTACGCAGTCGCCAGTCGCGGTATGTATGCCATATTTCGCCATGCGAACTGGAAAGTTGAAGTTATTCAACGCGGTGTTTCTGAAAAAGGGGAGGTTATTTACTATATTTATATGCCTGCCAGCACCAGCATTATTGAAGACATTATTAGCAAAGACAAATCCAGTCACTGGCTTCGCGAAATGCTGGAGCATTTACGCCACTTATAA
- a CDS encoding alpha/beta fold hydrolase, whose translation MFSKLAYSTLALTVSLGTVMSCQAEVTGTNFAAAFDHPQQINAGDLNVGYVDIGPKNGQPVILLHGWPYDIHSYADVAPALAAKGYRVIVPSLRGYGTTRFLSPKTPRNGQPSAMAKDIVNLMDALNIKQAVFAGYDWGARTADIVAALWPERVKSLVSVSGYLISSQQIGKQPLPPKAEQQWWYQFYFATARGAEGYAKNTHDFARLIWSQASPDWKFSDAVFNASAKSLDNPDHVAVTLSNYRWRLGLEKGERKYDSYEQKLATLPNITVPTITIEGGNNGAPHPAPQAYAGKFTGKYEHRTFGATVGHNPPQEDPQDFVKAVVDADKL comes from the coding sequence ATGTTTAGCAAACTCGCGTACTCAACTCTCGCACTGACCGTTTCTCTTGGCACCGTGATGTCCTGTCAGGCTGAAGTCACCGGCACAAATTTCGCGGCAGCCTTTGATCATCCGCAGCAAATTAACGCCGGCGATCTGAATGTCGGTTATGTCGACATCGGCCCGAAAAACGGCCAGCCGGTTATTTTACTGCACGGCTGGCCTTACGATATTCACAGCTACGCCGACGTCGCGCCCGCGCTGGCGGCAAAAGGCTATCGGGTGATTGTGCCTTCTCTGCGCGGCTACGGCACCACGCGCTTCCTGTCACCCAAAACGCCGCGCAACGGCCAGCCTTCAGCCATGGCGAAGGATATTGTGAACCTGATGGATGCCCTGAATATTAAGCAGGCGGTATTTGCAGGATATGACTGGGGTGCTCGTACGGCGGATATCGTTGCGGCGCTGTGGCCAGAGCGCGTTAAGTCACTGGTGTCGGTGAGCGGGTATCTCATCAGCAGCCAGCAGATTGGCAAACAGCCGCTGCCGCCAAAAGCGGAACAGCAGTGGTGGTATCAGTTCTATTTCGCTACCGCGCGCGGTGCTGAAGGCTATGCCAAAAACACGCATGACTTCGCCCGTTTGATCTGGTCTCAGGCCTCGCCTGACTGGAAATTTAGCGATGCTGTCTTCAACGCCAGCGCCAAATCCCTCGATAACCCGGATCACGTCGCGGTGACGCTCAGCAACTATCGCTGGCGTTTAGGGCTGGAAAAAGGCGAGCGCAAATACGATAGCTACGAGCAAAAACTCGCTACGCTGCCGAATATCACCGTTCCAACGATCACCATCGAAGGCGGGAACAACGGCGCGCCGCATCCGGCTCCGCAGGCCTACGCGGGTAAATTTACCGGTAAATATGAGCACCGCACCTTCGGGGCAACCGTGGGGCACAATCCGCCTCAGGAAGATCCGCAGGATTTCGTCAAGGCCGTCGTTGACGCGGACAAGCTCTGA
- a CDS encoding NUDIX domain-containing protein produces the protein MQSKRADVRIIDSETLSDNWYNLKKYTFDLQRRDGEWQRQKREVYDRGNGATILLYNREEKTVILTRQFRFPVFINGHEDDLIEAAAGLLDNMDPESRIKAEAEEETGFQVSSVQKIFEAYMSPGSVTEKLYFYLAEYQPKDRTGAGGGIKAEGEDIDVLEMTLEEALRGIETGKIVDGKTIMLLYHIALKGIM, from the coding sequence GTGCAATCAAAACGTGCAGATGTGCGCATCATTGACAGTGAAACCCTGTCAGATAACTGGTACAACCTTAAAAAATACACCTTCGACCTGCAGCGCCGTGACGGCGAATGGCAAAGACAGAAACGGGAGGTCTACGACCGTGGCAACGGCGCGACTATTCTTCTCTACAACCGTGAGGAAAAAACGGTGATCCTGACGCGCCAGTTCCGCTTTCCTGTCTTTATCAACGGCCATGAGGACGATTTAATCGAAGCCGCGGCGGGACTGCTGGACAACATGGATCCCGAAAGCCGCATAAAAGCAGAAGCGGAAGAAGAGACAGGGTTTCAGGTTTCGAGCGTGCAGAAAATCTTTGAAGCCTATATGAGCCCGGGCTCCGTCACGGAAAAACTCTATTTTTATCTTGCCGAGTATCAGCCGAAAGACAGAACCGGCGCAGGCGGCGGGATCAAGGCTGAGGGAGAAGATATCGACGTGCTGGAAATGACGCTTGAAGAGGCATTACGCGGCATAGAAACAGGCAAGATTGTCGACGGTAAAACCATCATGCTGCTTTATCATATTGCTCTTAAAGGCATTATGTAG
- a CDS encoding response regulator — protein MEHIDHILVVDDDRDIRELIVDYLVKSGYRATGAANGKEMRVVLDKQHIDLVVLDVMMPGDDGLTLCRELRVGKYKDLPILMLTARNEETDRILGLEMGADDYVVKPFVARELLARIKAILRRFRTMPPNLQVTEAGRLVMFGEWQLDTVARHLIDPEGVIVALSGAEYRLLRVFLDHPQRVLTRDQLLNLTQGRDAELFERSIDLLVSRVRQRLNEDARTPAYIKTVRSEGYVFTMPVTIKEANE, from the coding sequence GTGGAGCATATTGATCATATCCTTGTCGTCGATGACGACAGGGATATTCGTGAACTGATTGTCGATTATCTCGTTAAGTCTGGCTATCGCGCGACGGGCGCGGCCAACGGCAAAGAGATGCGCGTCGTGCTGGATAAACAGCATATCGACCTGGTGGTGCTGGATGTCATGATGCCCGGCGACGACGGGCTTACGTTATGTCGAGAGCTACGCGTCGGGAAATACAAAGATCTGCCCATTCTGATGCTGACGGCCCGCAACGAGGAGACGGATAGGATCCTGGGTCTGGAGATGGGCGCGGATGACTACGTGGTGAAGCCGTTTGTCGCCCGCGAACTGCTGGCGCGTATCAAAGCGATTTTACGGCGTTTTCGCACGATGCCGCCCAATTTGCAGGTGACAGAAGCCGGGCGGCTGGTGATGTTCGGTGAATGGCAGCTCGATACCGTTGCCCGTCACTTAATCGATCCGGAAGGGGTGATCGTGGCGCTCAGCGGGGCGGAGTATCGCCTGCTGCGCGTTTTCCTTGACCATCCTCAGCGGGTGCTGACCCGCGATCAGCTGCTCAACCTGACGCAGGGGCGAGACGCCGAGCTGTTTGAACGTTCTATCGATCTGCTGGTTAGCCGGGTCCGCCAGCGCCTGAACGAAGATGCCCGCACGCCTGCCTATATCAAGACCGTGCGCAGCGAGGGCTACGTTTTTACCATGCCGGTCACCATCAAAGAGGCTAACGAATGA
- a CDS encoding helix-turn-helix transcriptional regulator, which yields MKDTYYNDIAINTLIQSELDAFFEDFKGIVFAYAIMNKKDPSQMRIINNSPEWFDIYLDRKYQFIDPVIIRALRCVEDFFWESDVILSDGYNLTRIFNESVQYDIYQGQTFPLHDYLNNLVVLSVISPKHSGIDIEKYRPQFLSFLVQLHQKTLNLYSQHQQKKNVFLSPRERQILKWVSAGKTYAEISVILSIAERTVKFHMGNVMKKLGVNNARHAIKLGTELRLLDD from the coding sequence GTGAAGGATACATATTACAACGACATAGCGATCAATACGCTAATTCAGAGTGAGCTGGACGCGTTTTTTGAGGATTTCAAAGGGATCGTCTTCGCCTACGCCATTATGAACAAGAAAGATCCTTCCCAGATGCGGATAATCAATAACAGCCCCGAGTGGTTTGATATCTACCTCGACAGGAAATATCAGTTCATTGACCCTGTTATCATTCGGGCTTTGCGCTGTGTTGAAGATTTTTTCTGGGAAAGTGATGTCATCCTGTCGGATGGTTATAACCTGACGCGCATTTTCAACGAAAGCGTCCAGTATGATATCTACCAGGGACAGACTTTTCCTCTGCATGACTATCTGAATAATCTTGTCGTCTTATCCGTCATCAGTCCTAAGCACTCTGGTATTGATATAGAAAAATATCGGCCACAATTTCTAAGTTTCCTTGTTCAACTGCATCAGAAGACACTCAACCTGTATAGCCAGCATCAACAGAAAAAGAATGTTTTTCTGTCACCACGTGAGCGACAAATCCTTAAATGGGTCAGCGCCGGGAAAACCTACGCAGAAATTTCTGTTATTTTGTCTATTGCTGAACGCACCGTTAAGTTCCATATGGGAAATGTAATGAAAAAGCTCGGTGTGAATAATGCCAGACACGCAATAAAGCTTGGAACAGAACTACGCTTACTGGACGACTGA
- the tam gene encoding trans-aconitate 2-methyltransferase, with the protein MADWNPSLYLQYGAERTRPAAELLARIPLDEVSTIADLGCGPGNSTALLKHRWPSAHITGVDNSPAMLEEARAALPDCHFVEADIRQYKPGQPLNLIYANASLQWVPDHYDLLPHLVSLLTLNGVLAIQMPDNWLEPTHVAMREVALEQDYPDRGREPLPGVHAYYDILSEAGCDVDIWRTTYFHKMSSHQAIIDWVSATGLRPWLQELNEGEQKRFLKRYHELLEEQYPLQENGQILLAFPRLFIVAQRQP; encoded by the coding sequence ATGGCCGACTGGAATCCCTCTCTTTATCTGCAGTACGGCGCGGAAAGAACGCGTCCTGCCGCTGAACTGCTCGCCAGAATTCCTCTGGATGAGGTATCCACCATTGCTGATTTAGGCTGTGGGCCGGGAAACAGCACCGCGCTGTTGAAGCATCGCTGGCCTTCGGCGCACATTACCGGGGTCGACAACTCCCCTGCAATGCTTGAGGAAGCAAGAGCCGCATTGCCTGACTGCCATTTTGTTGAGGCCGATATCCGCCAGTACAAGCCTGGCCAACCGCTGAACCTGATTTATGCCAATGCTTCGCTACAATGGGTTCCTGACCATTACGATCTCCTGCCTCATCTCGTTTCTTTACTCACGCTTAACGGCGTATTAGCAATCCAGATGCCTGACAACTGGCTTGAACCTACTCATGTGGCGATGCGTGAAGTGGCGCTGGAACAAGACTACCCTGACCGCGGCCGCGAACCTCTCCCGGGTGTGCATGCCTACTACGATATCTTGTCCGAGGCGGGCTGTGACGTGGATATCTGGCGGACAACCTATTTCCATAAAATGAGCTCACACCAGGCCATAATTGACTGGGTAAGCGCCACCGGCTTGCGCCCGTGGCTCCAGGAACTTAACGAGGGCGAGCAGAAACGTTTCCTGAAACGCTACCATGAACTGCTGGAAGAGCAGTATCCGCTCCAGGAAAATGGGCAGATACTGCTCGCTTTTCCGCGGCTGTTTATCGTGGCGCAACGCCAGCCCTGA
- a CDS encoding GNAT family N-acetyltransferase yields MAVTVRPLREDDYSQWRPLWDGYTHFYDCYLEESVTASTWERALSAHSSMFCRVVEKDEKVIGFAMCILHEGTWSTAPVCYLEDLFVDADERGAGAGKALIDALIEEGKREGWSKLYWVTRENNPARKLYDKYGQADDYVRYRITL; encoded by the coding sequence ATGGCTGTCACGGTAAGACCTCTACGTGAAGACGATTATTCCCAATGGCGACCGCTGTGGGATGGCTATACCCATTTTTATGACTGTTACCTCGAGGAATCCGTCACCGCATCGACATGGGAAAGGGCGCTCTCAGCGCATTCCTCGATGTTTTGCCGCGTGGTAGAGAAGGATGAAAAGGTCATCGGTTTCGCGATGTGCATTCTGCACGAAGGAACCTGGTCAACGGCCCCCGTTTGCTACCTGGAAGATCTGTTTGTTGATGCCGACGAACGCGGGGCGGGAGCCGGTAAGGCGCTCATTGATGCTCTGATTGAGGAAGGCAAACGCGAAGGGTGGTCAAAACTGTACTGGGTCACCCGGGAGAACAACCCGGCGCGCAAACTTTATGACAAATACGGTCAAGCTGACGATTACGTCCGCTATCGCATCACCCTTTAA